A stretch of the Thermodesulfobacteriota bacterium genome encodes the following:
- a CDS encoding transcriptional repressor, with product MKKTRNTRQRTVILAILRTGNVHLTAEEVFVRARRQVPSVSLGTVYRNLNYLRQMGLAREVRNGDNGVTRFEAAGDLHAHFHCRNCGKVRNIRLPEELSGTRWSDAGPIASVACLDLHVIGDCSDCGPAAG from the coding sequence GTGAAAAAGACCCGGAACACCCGCCAACGGACCGTAATCCTTGCGATTCTGAGGACAGGGAACGTTCATCTCACCGCGGAGGAAGTGTTCGTGCGGGCCCGCAGGCAGGTCCCGAGCGTGAGCCTCGGCACCGTCTACCGGAACCTGAATTATCTGCGGCAGATGGGGTTGGCGCGGGAAGTCCGCAACGGGGACAACGGGGTCACCCGCTTCGAGGCGGCCGGGGATCTCCACGCCCATTTCCATTGCAGGAACTGCGGCAAGGTCCGGAACATCCGGCTGCCCGAGGAGCTTTCCGGGACACGATGGAGCGACGCGGGCCCGATCGCCTCGGTCGCCTGCCTCGACCTCCACGTGATCGG
- the dtd gene encoding D-aminoacyl-tRNA deacylase, whose translation MRAVIQRVSRASVSVGGEIVGGIGPGILVLLGIGRGDREEAGRWICDKLLKIRIFEDSEGRMNRNVVEAEGGILMVSQFTLYGDVGKGNRPGFDAAAPPGEAEALYDKTVGYLKSVSPVLVATGRFRAMMEVSLVNDGPVTFLLEKQ comes from the coding sequence ATGAGGGCCGTCATCCAGAGGGTGTCGCGCGCATCGGTCTCCGTGGGCGGGGAGATCGTCGGCGGCATCGGCCCGGGAATCCTCGTACTGCTGGGGATCGGGCGGGGAGACCGCGAGGAAGCCGGGCGGTGGATATGTGACAAACTGCTGAAAATACGCATCTTCGAGGACTCGGAAGGCCGGATGAACCGCAATGTCGTCGAGGCGGAGGGCGGAATCCTCATGGTATCCCAGTTCACCCTGTACGGGGACGTGGGGAAAGGGAACCGGCCGGGATTCGACGCCGCCGCGCCTCCCGGGGAGGCCGAAGCGCTCTACGACAAGACGGTGGGTTATCTGAAGAGCGTCTCCCCCGTTTTGGTGGCGACGGGGCGCTTCCGCGCCATGATGGAAGTATCGCTGGTGAACGACGGCCCCGTCACCTTCCTGCTCGAAAAACAATAA
- a CDS encoding transporter: protein MRKAIAIVALALLWAGIPCTPASAFNQPPLNLGLTDILDGALPGPGTYFTEYIQAYRGRTFRGTNGGEIAGGPRMANVLAMNQFVHVYNHKVLGAHVGVDVLLPVVGIGASGTLGAAGPDVTANPAPIGDLVAGPFLQWFDTKLLGRPFLQRVELDITFPTGQYDSRYLINPGSNIWTIEPYYAFTWFITPTFSTSWRIHYTWNSENENPFAALGADDVQAGRAFHFNYSFECEVRKNFRAALAGYYLKQLNEDKVNGISAGGSKEEVFAFGPAAHWIVSPNFSMGLKTAIETGVENRPKGNRTTLRMTYKF, encoded by the coding sequence ATGCGCAAGGCGATCGCGATCGTTGCCCTTGCCCTGCTGTGGGCGGGCATTCCATGCACACCGGCATCCGCGTTCAACCAGCCCCCCCTGAACCTCGGGCTGACGGACATTCTCGACGGGGCGCTGCCGGGCCCCGGCACCTATTTCACCGAATACATCCAGGCGTACCGGGGGAGGACCTTCCGGGGCACGAACGGCGGCGAGATCGCAGGAGGCCCCCGGATGGCCAACGTCCTGGCGATGAACCAGTTCGTCCATGTCTACAACCACAAGGTCCTGGGCGCCCACGTCGGAGTCGACGTCCTGTTGCCCGTCGTGGGGATCGGCGCCTCGGGGACGCTCGGCGCTGCCGGCCCCGACGTGACCGCCAATCCCGCGCCGATCGGCGACCTGGTCGCCGGGCCGTTCCTCCAGTGGTTCGACACGAAGCTCCTCGGCCGCCCGTTCCTGCAGCGGGTCGAGCTCGATATCACCTTCCCCACGGGGCAGTACGACAGCCGGTACCTGATCAACCCGGGCTCCAACATCTGGACGATCGAGCCGTACTACGCCTTCACCTGGTTCATCACCCCGACGTTCTCCACGTCGTGGCGGATCCACTACACCTGGAACTCCGAAAACGAAAACCCCTTCGCCGCCCTCGGCGCGGACGACGTCCAGGCCGGCAGGGCGTTCCACTTCAATTACTCCTTCGAGTGCGAGGTCAGGAAGAACTTCCGCGCGGCGCTTGCGGGCTATTACCTGAAACAGCTCAACGAGGACAAGGTGAACGGGATCTCGGCCGGCGGCTCAAAGGAAGAGGTCTTCGCCTTCGGCCCCGCCGCGCACTGGATCGTTTCGCCGAATTTCTCGATGGGGCTCAAGACCGCCATCGAGACCGGGGTGGAGAACCGCCCGAAGGGGAACCGCACGACGCTGCGGATGACCTACAAGTTCTGA
- a CDS encoding TMEM165/GDT1 family protein: MTAFAASFVFVVLAEMGDKTQLLAMAFATRFRASVVLWGVFAATALNHLFAVIVGNYLTRFVPLHVIQLAAAASFILFGLWTIRGDELNGEDRKFDFYPFWTVAIAFFIAEMGDKTQLATVALAVKYQAVLPVWLGTTCAMLVADAFGIVVGILLGKRIPARLVKWGSACVFVAFGVYGIHENVSAEVLTPAAEVAGLIALAAAAYLVARSPASRGAAVVADARD; this comes from the coding sequence ATGACCGCGTTCGCAGCGTCGTTCGTATTCGTGGTGCTGGCCGAAATGGGAGACAAGACGCAGCTGCTGGCCATGGCGTTCGCCACGAGGTTCCGGGCGTCCGTCGTCCTGTGGGGGGTGTTCGCGGCGACGGCGCTGAACCACCTGTTCGCCGTGATCGTGGGGAACTACCTCACGCGGTTCGTGCCGTTGCACGTCATCCAACTGGCCGCCGCGGCGTCCTTCATCCTGTTCGGCCTCTGGACGATCCGCGGGGACGAGCTGAACGGGGAGGACAGGAAGTTCGACTTCTACCCATTCTGGACCGTGGCGATCGCCTTCTTCATCGCGGAAATGGGCGACAAGACCCAGCTTGCCACCGTGGCGCTGGCGGTGAAATACCAGGCAGTGCTGCCGGTGTGGCTCGGCACCACCTGCGCAATGCTCGTCGCGGACGCCTTCGGGATCGTGGTGGGGATCCTCCTCGGAAAGAGGATCCCTGCACGGTTGGTGAAGTGGGGCTCCGCCTGCGTCTTCGTTGCGTTCGGCGTCTACGGCATCCACGAAAACGTGTCGGCGGAGGTCCTGACTCCCGCCGCGGAGGTCGCGGGGCTGATCGCACTGGCGGCGGCCGCGTACCTGGTCGCGCGCTCCCCGGCTTCCCGGGGAGCCGCGGTCGTTGCGGACGCCCGGGACTGA
- a CDS encoding flavodoxin family protein, giving the protein MYVVAINGSARENGNTALLLGHVLAELSKEGIRTGMLQLSGKQIRGCAACMKCFERRDRRCAIAGDAANECIEKMDAADGILLGSPTYFTDVTAEMKALIERAGMVGRANGDMYRRKVGAAVVAG; this is encoded by the coding sequence ATGTACGTGGTGGCGATCAACGGAAGCGCGCGGGAAAACGGGAACACGGCGCTCCTCCTCGGGCACGTGCTGGCGGAACTCTCGAAGGAGGGGATCCGGACCGGAATGCTCCAGCTTTCCGGGAAGCAAATCCGCGGGTGCGCCGCCTGCATGAAGTGTTTCGAGCGCCGGGACCGGCGCTGCGCGATCGCGGGGGACGCGGCCAACGAATGCATCGAGAAGATGGACGCCGCCGACGGGATCCTGCTCGGCTCCCCCACCTACTTCACCGACGTCACTGCGGAGATGAAGGCGCTGATCGAACGGGCGGGCATGGTCGGCCGGGCCAACGGCGACATGTACCGCCGGAAGGTCGGGGCGGCGGTGGTGGCGGGGTAA
- a CDS encoding EAL domain-containing protein: protein MRTPGEKEPLVLVVDDDGGTRLLAAAALAKAGYRVAEAEDGDAGVAACTRVRPDLVLMDAVMPGTDGFSAVREIRKLPGGDRVPVVMMTGLHDFDSIHKAYEAGVTDFVTKPINWTILGYRVGYILRASRAFLDLARSEEKTRALLRAIPDRIFRIDADGGVLDLVECEGEDRSPSDDDLAGRRLEDVLPAEAAAKTLETAGAARETGRVQRFEYALDDGTETRNFEARVVALPDGEALFIARDNTDSKRAEERLTRLAYHDALTGLPNRVTFREQLEREIAGAKRRKEIVGVILLDLDHFKEVNDTLGHAAGDRLLVSVADRLRGGVRETDTVARISGDEFCVILPGINEPRGAVEVCRRLKAAFAAPFVLDGQVTNVTASLGIAMFPEDGETPDDLVRNADIAMFRAKAEGRDTFQVYSEEIRAAVKKRVNMEKGLRAAGERNEFVLHYQPEVELTTGRIVGAEALVRWQSPDRGLLTPLQFLPIAEETGDIVPLSEWIIRTACLQAKEWRTNGHASFKISVNVSARLFRKYDLAGAIRGILEETAVAPETLALEITESTAIQDLESALKTLWKLHGFSIRVAMDDFGTGYSSLACLRKLPIRLLKVDQAFIRELDRNPGDQTIVKAILAMAEALGIDVVAEGVERAVQRDLLRSFGCRLAQGYYFSRPVPAKEFSALLASRGACIF from the coding sequence ATGAGGACCCCGGGAGAGAAAGAGCCGCTGGTGCTGGTGGTGGACGACGACGGGGGAACCCGCCTGCTGGCGGCGGCCGCCCTGGCAAAGGCGGGGTATCGGGTCGCCGAGGCGGAAGACGGGGATGCCGGCGTCGCCGCATGCACCCGGGTCCGGCCGGACCTCGTCCTGATGGACGCCGTGATGCCCGGAACCGACGGCTTCTCCGCGGTCCGGGAGATCCGAAAGCTTCCCGGGGGCGATCGCGTCCCGGTCGTGATGATGACGGGGCTGCACGACTTCGACTCCATCCACAAGGCATACGAAGCCGGCGTGACGGATTTCGTCACGAAGCCGATCAACTGGACGATCCTCGGCTACCGGGTCGGCTACATCCTGCGCGCAAGCCGCGCGTTCCTCGACCTGGCCCGCAGCGAGGAGAAGACGCGGGCGCTCCTGCGCGCGATCCCCGACCGGATCTTCCGGATCGACGCCGACGGCGGCGTCCTGGACCTGGTGGAGTGCGAAGGGGAAGACCGCTCCCCTTCCGACGACGACCTCGCAGGGCGGCGGCTGGAAGATGTGCTGCCCGCAGAGGCGGCGGCGAAGACGCTCGAAACCGCCGGCGCGGCGCGGGAGACCGGCAGGGTGCAGCGGTTCGAATACGCTCTGGACGATGGAACGGAAACGCGCAACTTCGAGGCGCGGGTCGTCGCGCTTCCGGACGGGGAGGCGCTGTTCATCGCCCGGGACAACACCGACAGCAAGCGGGCGGAGGAGCGGCTGACCCGGCTGGCGTACCACGATGCCCTGACCGGCCTTCCCAACCGGGTCACCTTCCGGGAACAACTGGAGCGCGAGATCGCGGGCGCGAAACGGCGGAAGGAGATCGTGGGGGTCATCCTCCTGGACCTGGATCACTTCAAGGAAGTGAACGACACGCTCGGGCACGCCGCGGGGGACCGGCTGCTCGTCTCGGTCGCGGACCGGCTCCGCGGGGGAGTGCGGGAGACGGACACCGTCGCGCGGATCTCGGGAGACGAGTTCTGCGTCATCCTCCCGGGCATCAACGAGCCGCGGGGCGCCGTCGAGGTGTGCCGCCGGCTCAAGGCCGCCTTCGCGGCTCCGTTCGTCCTCGACGGGCAGGTCACGAACGTGACCGCCAGCCTCGGGATCGCCATGTTCCCCGAGGACGGGGAAACCCCCGATGATCTCGTCCGGAACGCGGACATCGCCATGTTCCGCGCCAAGGCGGAGGGGAGAGACACGTTCCAGGTCTACTCCGAGGAGATCCGCGCCGCGGTGAAGAAGCGGGTCAACATGGAAAAGGGACTGCGGGCGGCGGGCGAGCGGAACGAGTTCGTCCTCCACTACCAGCCCGAGGTCGAGCTGACGACCGGCAGGATCGTGGGGGCGGAGGCGCTCGTGAGGTGGCAGTCGCCGGACCGGGGGCTGCTCACGCCGCTCCAGTTCCTTCCCATCGCGGAGGAGACGGGAGACATCGTCCCCCTGAGCGAGTGGATCATCCGGACGGCGTGCCTCCAGGCGAAGGAATGGAGGACGAACGGGCATGCTTCCTTCAAGATATCGGTGAACGTCTCGGCCCGCCTCTTCCGGAAGTACGACCTGGCCGGGGCGATCCGGGGGATCCTGGAGGAGACGGCGGTCGCGCCGGAGACGCTTGCGCTGGAGATCACGGAGAGCACGGCGATCCAGGACCTGGAGAGCGCGCTGAAGACGCTCTGGAAGCTCCACGGTTTCTCCATCCGCGTGGCGATGGACGATTTCGGGACCGGATACTCGTCGCTGGCCTGCCTCCGGAAGCTTCCCATCCGCCTCCTGAAGGTCGACCAGGCGTTCATCCGGGAGCTCGACCGGAACCCCGGCGACCAGACGATCGTCAAGGCCATCCTGGCGATGGCCGAAGCCCTGGGCATCGACGTCGTCGCCGAGGGAGTGGAGCGGGCGGTGCAGAGGGATCTCCTGAGGTCCTTCGGATGCCGCCTGGCCCAGGGGTACTATTTCAGCAGGCCGGTGCCGGCGAAGGAGTTCTCCGCCCTGCTGGCGTCGCGGGGGGCGTGCATCTTCTGA
- a CDS encoding Hpt domain-containing protein, with protein MTSKETGKMDKAGTGAVDRAVLDGIRMLEGPESRGLLVKVLNLYLSDSLKHVERIRSAVKSGDPGSLRSAAHSLKSGSANVGASGLAEVCRMVEEVANTGETPPPDDPLPARLEREYLAVRRELEELLAAERGESRGGE; from the coding sequence TTGACATCGAAGGAGACGGGGAAGATGGACAAGGCGGGAACCGGCGCGGTCGACCGGGCGGTGCTGGACGGGATCCGGATGCTGGAAGGTCCCGAAAGCAGGGGGCTCCTTGTGAAGGTGCTGAACCTCTACCTGTCCGATTCGCTGAAGCACGTGGAGCGGATCCGCTCCGCCGTGAAATCGGGGGATCCGGGCTCTCTGCGAAGCGCGGCCCACAGCCTGAAGTCCGGCAGCGCGAACGTGGGCGCGTCAGGCCTTGCGGAGGTCTGCCGGATGGTCGAAGAGGTCGCGAACACCGGCGAGACGCCGCCACCGGACGATCCCCTGCCCGCAAGGCTGGAGCGGGAGTACCTGGCGGTCCGGCGGGAGCTGGAGGAGTTGCTTGCCGCCGAGCGCGGTGAGTCGAGAGGCGGCGAATGA
- the thiH gene encoding 2-iminoacetate synthase ThiH: MTFFDEFQKHDHRRVLDRIMGMKAQDVERALQAERPGIEDFQALISPAAEDYLEPMAARSHRITRQRFGNNIQMYVPLYISNECTNGCVYCGFNANNPVHRKTLTMEEIEQDALALHRQEFRHVLVLTGEAPNAVRNEELAAAIRKIRPLFSSISIEVYPMDVAGYREMVAAGVDGLTIYQETYDPDLYKELHLFGKKRDFLWRLGTPERGGEAGIRRIGIGALLGLGNFYVETFFTGLHALYLAHRHWRSLVSVSFPRIRPAEGGFAPLYQVTDKQMVQGICAMRLLLPDCGLTLSTRESARFRDNLIPLGVTQMSAGSSTAPGGYSHKDEGTGQFNIDDDRSPEEISRVIRSKGYEAVWKDWDAAFLEDTAS; encoded by the coding sequence ATGACCTTCTTCGACGAGTTCCAAAAGCACGACCACCGGCGGGTGCTCGACCGGATCATGGGCATGAAGGCCCAGGACGTCGAACGGGCGCTCCAGGCCGAGCGGCCGGGCATCGAGGATTTCCAGGCGCTGATCTCCCCGGCGGCGGAGGACTACCTGGAGCCGATGGCCGCGCGCTCCCACCGGATCACGCGGCAGCGCTTCGGCAACAACATCCAGATGTACGTCCCCCTTTACATCTCGAACGAGTGCACCAACGGTTGCGTCTACTGCGGGTTCAACGCGAACAATCCCGTCCATCGGAAGACGCTCACCATGGAGGAGATCGAGCAGGATGCGCTCGCCCTTCACCGGCAGGAGTTCCGGCACGTCCTGGTGCTGACCGGGGAGGCGCCGAACGCCGTGCGGAACGAGGAGCTGGCGGCCGCCATCCGGAAGATCCGCCCGCTGTTCAGCTCGATCAGCATCGAGGTCTATCCCATGGACGTCGCCGGCTACCGGGAAATGGTCGCGGCCGGCGTGGACGGCCTCACGATCTACCAGGAGACCTACGACCCGGATCTCTACAAGGAGTTGCATCTCTTCGGGAAGAAGCGCGATTTCCTGTGGCGGCTGGGAACCCCGGAGCGCGGCGGCGAGGCGGGCATCCGCCGGATCGGGATCGGCGCCCTGCTGGGGCTTGGGAACTTCTACGTCGAGACCTTCTTCACCGGGCTGCACGCCCTCTACCTGGCGCACCGCCACTGGCGTTCCCTGGTCTCGGTCTCCTTCCCGCGCATCCGGCCGGCGGAGGGCGGCTTCGCCCCGCTCTACCAGGTCACCGACAAGCAGATGGTCCAGGGGATCTGCGCCATGCGGCTGCTGCTGCCCGACTGCGGCCTCACCCTCTCCACCCGGGAAAGCGCCCGGTTCCGCGACAACCTCATCCCTCTGGGCGTCACCCAGATGAGCGCGGGATCCTCTACCGCCCCCGGCGGCTATTCCCACAAGGACGAGGGGACGGGCCAGTTCAACATCGACGACGACCGCTCTCCGGAAGAGATCAGCCGCGTCATCCGCTCCAAGGGATACGAGGCCGTGTGGAAGGACTGGGACGCCGCGTTCCTCGAAGACACCGCGTCCTGA